The Primulina eburnea isolate SZY01 chromosome 13, ASM2296580v1, whole genome shotgun sequence genome includes a region encoding these proteins:
- the LOC140808868 gene encoding exonuclease V, chloroplastic-like translates to MAFIKVTFAATSLLHRNARLFRPLTLFSIRTVYRGAEHPDVKFSGSFLHQNRRVSCGLSVTDLIDSEWCEKQKEFSLTERSRKTTAMKTGNARHSALEEEVIKKIKYRIRSAENAWENKFMNFIVHANELLVNGFTRELPLVGFTQGEWMVGRIDVIRMLNSNSENFLMIVERKTRRRATLPAEPQIRKGRFQTMCYRMLWDSLGEFTSEKFYDHFALNPEHILSPDIVKKTVKAGFPCEVNGSLLIVASDVMFLALKLKLEIQVSIYAYLS, encoded by the exons ATGGCATTCATCAAAGTTACCTTTGCCGCCACTTCGTTGTTACATCGGAATGCAAGGCTATTTCGACCTCTTACTCTATTTTCTATTCGAACCGTATATAGGGGAGCCGAGCATCCTGATGTCAAGTTCTCAGGTTCTTTTCTACATCAGAACCGGCGAGTATCATGTGGTCTATCTGTTACGGACCTAATTGATTCG GAATGGTGTGAAAAACAGAAGGAGTTTTCTCTAACCGAAAGGTCCAGGAAGACTACAGCCATGAAAACAGGCAATGCTCGCCACTCAGCACTTGAGGAAGAG GTgatcaagaaaataaaataccgaATTCGATCAGCTGAAAATGCCTGGGAGAATAAGTTTATGAATTTTATCGTTCATGCAAACGAATTATTAGTTAATGGATTCACACGTGAGTTACCTTT AGTAGGCTTTACACAAGGTGAATGGATGGTGGGAAGAATAGATGTAATTCGAATGTTAAACTCGAACTCTGAGAATTTTCTAATGATCGTTGAAAGGAAAACACGACGGCGAGCAACGCTTCCTGCTGAGCCACAAATCAGAAAGGGGAG GTTCCAAACAATGTGCTACAGAATGTTGTGGGACAGTTTAGGTGAATTTACATCGGAAAAGTTCTATGACCACTTTGCATTGAATCCAGAACACATTTTATCACCAGACATTGTAAAGAAAACTGTGAAAGCGGGTTTCCCTTGTGAGGTAAATGGCTCCCTCCTGATCGTGGCTTCCGATGTCATGTTTCTTGCACTAAAGTTGAAACTTGAAATACAAGTATCAATTTACGCCTATTTGTCATAA